The proteins below come from a single Peromyscus eremicus chromosome 22, PerEre_H2_v1, whole genome shotgun sequence genomic window:
- the Epcam gene encoding epithelial cell adhesion molecule: MALPRALAFGLLLAVVAATLAAAQQGCVCENYKLATGCFLNEKNECQCTSYGSQHTVVCSKLASKCLVMKAEMSHSKSGRRQKPDGAIQDNDGLYDPECDQQGLFKAKQCNGTTTCWCVNSAGVRRTDKDTEITCSERVRTYWIAIQLKHKERESPYSLQSLRTALQETFTSRYKLNPAFIKNVLYENNIITIDLMQNSSQKTQDDVDIADVAYYFEKDVKGESLFHSSKMDLTVNGEQLELDPGQTIIYYVDEKPPEFSMQGLTAGIIAVIVVVALAIIAGVVVLVISTRKKSTKYEKAEIKEMGEIHRELNA, encoded by the exons ATGGCGCTCCCCCGGGCCCTCGCCTTCGGGCTCCTGCTCGCGGTAGTCGCGGCGACGCTGGCCGCGGCTCAGCAAG GCTGTGTCTGTGAAAACTACAAGCTGGCGACGGGCTgttttttgaatgaaaaaaatgaatgccaGTGTACGTCCTATGGTTCACAGCATACTGTCGTGTGCTCCAAAC tgGCATCCAAATGTCTGGTGATGAAGGCGGAGATGTCTCACAGTAAGTCTGGGAGGAGGCAGAAACCTGATGGCGCCATCCAGGACAATGACGGGCTATACGATCCTGAGTGCGATCAGCAAGGGCTCTTTAAAGCCAAGCAGTGCAATGGCACGACCACGTGCTGGTGCGTGAACAGTGCGGGCGTCCGAAGAACAGACAAGGACACAGAAATAACCTGCTCCGAGCGAGTGAGGACCTA ctggatcgcCATCCAACtgaaacacaaagaaagagaaagccccTACAGCCTTCAGAGTTTGAGAAC TGCACTTCAGGAGACATTCACATCTCGATACAAACTGAATCCAGCATTTATCAAAAATGTTCTg tatgAGAATAATATTATCACTATTGATCTGATGCAAAACTCTTCTCAAAAAACTCAAGATGATGTGGACATAGCTGATGTGGCTTACTATTTTGAAAAAGAT GTGAAAGGGGAATCCTTGTTCCATTCTTCGAAAATGGACCTGACAGTAAACGGAGAACAGCTTGAGCTGGACCCTGGGCAGACCATCATTTACTATGTTGATGAAAAACCACCCGAGTTCTCCATGCAGGGGCTCACGGCCGGTATCATTGCCGTCATTGTGGTGGTGGCATTAGCAATCATCGCAGGGGTAGTTGTGCTG GTTATTTCTACAAggaagaaatcaacaaaatatgaGAAGGCGGAG ATAAAGGAGATGGGTGAGATACACAGAGAACTCAATGCCTAA